Within the Natranaeroarchaeum sulfidigenes genome, the region CGCGAGCGAGGTTCACACGACCTACCAGTTCGAAACAGAAGCGATGGAAGGGGACGTCTCGGGGACGATCACGGGCACGTTCCCGCACCAGTACAAGTACACCGACGAACCGTCGCTTGGCTTTACATACGAATCGCCACGTGGGACGATGCAGACGATCGAAACCAGCTCGTACCGCGTCACGCATACGTATCATGGGATCCTTCCGCATTTGCCGGATGTCGGCGGGCACGACAGCGAGCGTCTCGCCTCGTATCTCGACGAAGAAACCAGCAAAGAGATCATCAGACCCGGTCAAGAAGGCGACGGGCAGGGGGCCTACTGGGCGGGGAAGAACTACAACCGCACAAGTGATCTAGTCGGTATCGCACAGCACCTCGACGACGAGGAGGGGTCTCAGCAGCTTCTGGACGCGATGCGGGAGCATATCGAGGACTGGTTCAAAGCAACTGACGAGGACGGATCGCTTGCCGACACTCGCGTTTTCTACTACAACGAGACATGGGGGACGATGATCGCGTATCCGGCCCTCCACGGAGCGCCAGAACTATTGAACGACCACCACTTTCATTACGGCTACTACGTCCGTGGAGCGGCCGAGATAGCGCGAAATGACCCTGACTGGGCTCGTGAGTCTGAGTGGGGTGGGATGGTCGACCTCCTGATCCGGGACTTCGCAAATCCCGACCGGGACGACGATACTTTCCCGTTCTTGCGAACGTTCGATCCCTACAGTGGCCATTCTTGGGCCGGCGGCCCATCCGGCGATGCCTTCGGAAACAATCAGGAGTCGAGTTCCGAGGCAATCAATGCATACGCGGCGATCATTCAGTGGGGCGAGTACACGGACAACGAGGAGCTTCGCGACCTCGGTGTCTTCCTGTATACTCGTGAGGTAACCGGCGTTCGTGAGTACTGGTTCGACGAGGACGGTGACTCCTTACCGGAGCTGGACGACTGGCAGTTCGACCAGGCGACGATAGTCTGGGACCGAGGGGTCGCATACACGACGTGGTGGACCGATCATCCCGAACCGATTCACGGCATCAACTGGTTACCGATCGGCGGTCACTCACTCTATCTCGGACTCAATACGACGTACGCTGATGCCAACTACCGGACTGTCGAGGACGCCGTCGATGGTAGTTTTTCCTACTGGGAAGACCTGATGTGGAAGTATCGGGCGCTCTCCGATCCGGACGATGCAATCGCACAGTTCGACGCCAATGAGGACGAGTACGATCCCGAATTCGGCACCACACGGGCCCAGACCTACCACTGGATCGCTACGCTGGGAGAGATAGGATCACCCGATCCGACGGTCACCGCTGACACTCCCCTGGCAGCGGTCTTCAGCGAGGACGATGAGCGCACGTACGTCGCGTACAACGCGGGCCAGGAAGACAGAACAGTTTCGTTTTCGGACGGAACGACAATCGAAGTCAGTCCACACGAACTGAAAACCAGCCAACAATAGGCTGCAAGCCCCACCCAGTCCAGTACCAAGTACGCATGCTGGCTACCAAATCCTCATCTCACGATAGGTATTCGATTGAACAATTATCAGACACAATATAAGTTTATCTGACCCGGACGGGAAGATCACAGGGATAATATCGTAAATCGACAGAAAGCAAGCAGAGTGCTGCTACGGTGATGTTGAGGAGGGAAACGTACGTTATTGCTGTCGACCGAAGGTCAGACAGAGGCAACCGCCAAAAAGAGGGTTTAAGCCCGAAAACTGCATTATTGGTCCAGTACGAGGCAGTCTGGCGATCACCTTGTACGTGGTCACCGTGAGGTGAGGACTCGCGGGGTTGCCAAATCATATAATAAATTAATATAATATGGAAAAGGCATATTTAGATGGTGGCTCGGAATCTGGATCCTGACTGGAATCAACTCCGTACCGGTGGGATACCAATCGCAGACGGCGCGGGGTCGTGATATGGCGACAGTCTCGTATGAGTAGAAACCCGATATGAGCAGTGCCAACCAAATAGAACAGGGCTACTTTTATTATCAACCAGGCGGCGAAGATGAGAGCGGCTATTCGATATCTGGGTACCGAAGCCGATCAAGCCATCTCATTGATAGTACTAGTTGTCGAAGATCATCTTAGTGGTCCTTGTACACCCGTATACCTTTCAACCACTATATGAACTCCAATTCAGGTCTGGTGCTACCATGGAGCGTACTCGGGGTCGATGGTTCGACGACCCTCATCCAGTGTTGCGATTGTTTGATGATCTTCGTCCGTCAATTTCACCTCCAGTGACTCGTAGTTCTCCTTGATGAACCGTTTTGTCTGTGCCATCGGAATCGGGGTGATATCCTGCTCCCGCAACCAGGCGAGGCTCACTTGCGCCGCTGTACACTCGCGGGTCTCCCCAATATCTCGTAGCTCCGGAATATCGATGACCCGCCCGCGAGCCAGCGGTGAGTACGCCACGACTTCGATATCGTTACTCTTGCAGTATTCGACGAGCTCGCGTTGCTGGCAGAGAGGATGCACTTCGATTTGATTCGCATACAGGGGTGCGTCTAGCTGATCGATTGCCTCATCCAGCAGGGGCTTCGTGAAATTAGACACACCAACGTTTCTGATCTTGCCGGCGTCGTACAGTTCATCGAACGCCGATAGTGTTTCTTCGGCGTCATAAGCACCCGCTGGCCAGTGGGCGTACAGCAGGTCCACCTCCTCAAGTCCAAGCCGATCAAGGCTTTCGTCAAACGAATCCAGTACATCGTCATATCCTAGGTTCTCGTTCCAGATCTTCGTTGCAACAAAGATGTCTTCGCGATCAACTGACGATGATTCGATGGCTTCACCGACGAACGGTTCAGTGTCGTAAACCTGCGCCGTATCGATATGGCGGTATCCTTCGTCGAGTGCAGTTACGACGCTCTCTACACATTCGTCACGATACGTGTTCTGGAACGTACCTAGCCCTATGTCTGGCAACGTCTGCATACATCAAGGTTATAGCTACTGTCTTATTAATCCTTACATTATCTCTTCTGACAGCAAACGATCAAAGACAGAACACACGGCTGTATAATGACTTCACGACGAGTCTCTGTTCATATGGTTTTTCCACCGCAATGACGTCCGGTCACGGACTTTGTGAAGGCCAGTAAAGCGCCGTATCTTTCCACCGCGAAACCACACGGATACCCCCACAACGTCATAGTCCGTTGATATTATCTCCCGGCTTTTCGCCTTCGAGCGCCTTTCGGACGTTTTGGGCCGCTGTCCGCCGCCTTTCCGGGTCCGCTTCTTCGGAGTACCAGGCAACATGTGGTGTTGCGACGACCCGCTCGTGCCTCCGGAGCAGGTCGTCAGCGGCTGGCGGTTCATCAGGGAACACGTCGAGTCCGGCACCTGCGATTTTGCCGTCTTTGAGCGCGGTTCGAAGGGCATCGCCATCGACGATAGGGCCGCGTGCGACGTTGACGAGGAAGGCGGAGTCTTTCATAGACTCGAACGTCGTGTCGTCGAACATTCCACGCGTACCGTCAGTC harbors:
- a CDS encoding aldo/keto reductase yields the protein MQTLPDIGLGTFQNTYRDECVESVVTALDEGYRHIDTAQVYDTEPFVGEAIESSSVDREDIFVATKIWNENLGYDDVLDSFDESLDRLGLEEVDLLYAHWPAGAYDAEETLSAFDELYDAGKIRNVGVSNFTKPLLDEAIDQLDAPLYANQIEVHPLCQQRELVEYCKSNDIEVVAYSPLARGRVIDIPELRDIGETRECTAAQVSLAWLREQDITPIPMAQTKRFIKENYESLEVKLTDEDHQTIATLDEGRRTIDPEYAPW
- a CDS encoding glycosyl hydrolase codes for the protein MFRAISRRYLLGASSIGLISTIAGCSSIETDDSEPDEQESEGETDEEPHTADEEIVSVGNASYRTTKPENRNQPPTDVYVSADREGDPLPTNNWWGSLMWEGHLLDTDAFLWSHPLVSSTGQQGFVFGSQGDWHVGDGPAGPNFATRQIELAGTVGFEGAEFEESVVTDWTDWSVSFAMESPKGRIDITLVRGSPYVYLRANGDDLTIEFDEADSEPVVWADTDSTVGISVDNAHYGLYAPSDADWTFDGDETFTSSLGGGDYLTIALLPEGNEDTLETFGEYAHAHVVDTQLKWEYDEDASEVHTTYQFETEAMEGDVSGTITGTFPHQYKYTDEPSLGFTYESPRGTMQTIETSSYRVTHTYHGILPHLPDVGGHDSERLASYLDEETSKEIIRPGQEGDGQGAYWAGKNYNRTSDLVGIAQHLDDEEGSQQLLDAMREHIEDWFKATDEDGSLADTRVFYYNETWGTMIAYPALHGAPELLNDHHFHYGYYVRGAAEIARNDPDWARESEWGGMVDLLIRDFANPDRDDDTFPFLRTFDPYSGHSWAGGPSGDAFGNNQESSSEAINAYAAIIQWGEYTDNEELRDLGVFLYTREVTGVREYWFDEDGDSLPELDDWQFDQATIVWDRGVAYTTWWTDHPEPIHGINWLPIGGHSLYLGLNTTYADANYRTVEDAVDGSFSYWEDLMWKYRALSDPDDAIAQFDANEDEYDPEFGTTRAQTYHWIATLGEIGSPDPTVTADTPLAAVFSEDDERTYVAYNAGQEDRTVSFSDGTTIEVSPHELKTSQQ